From the Leptolyngbya sp. O-77 genome, one window contains:
- the rimI gene encoding ribosomal protein S18-alanine N-acetyltransferase, which yields MDTLYLSLLTRDQVDAAVALDRQCLGGLWTEDGYLREIDSPNSTLLALTTVAGDGETSLVGLGCVWMILDEAHITTLAVHPAQRGRGLGQLLLTALMQVAWQRQMHWATLEVRASNIGAIALYQKFGFTDVGLRPRYYQNPEEDALILWRRGLQEPDFSDTLRQWWGWVGDRHRQHGWHLIPAQSPTPKEAGDLGFSAIPLDIGIFS from the coding sequence ATGGACACGCTATATCTGTCGCTGTTGACACGAGATCAAGTTGATGCCGCCGTGGCGCTAGATCGGCAGTGTTTGGGTGGCCTGTGGACGGAAGACGGTTATTTGAGAGAAATTGACAGCCCGAATAGCACGCTGCTGGCACTGACCACTGTGGCAGGAGATGGGGAAACCTCGCTCGTTGGGCTGGGCTGTGTGTGGATGATTCTGGATGAGGCGCATATCACCACGCTGGCGGTGCATCCGGCGCAGCGGGGGCGAGGGCTGGGGCAACTGTTGTTGACGGCGCTGATGCAGGTGGCCTGGCAGCGCCAGATGCATTGGGCCACACTAGAGGTGCGAGCGTCAAATATAGGGGCGATCGCCCTCTATCAAAAATTTGGCTTCACGGATGTCGGTCTGCGGCCCCGCTACTACCAAAACCCCGAAGAGGACGCGCTGATTCTCTGGCGCAGGGGGCTGCAAGAGCCAGACTTCTCAGACACGCTGCGGCAGTGGTGGGGCTGGGTGGGCGATCGCCATCGTCAACATGGGTGGCACCTGATCCCCGCCCAATCCCCTACCCCAAAAGAAGCAGGCGATCTGGGATTTTCTGCCATCCCTCTTGACATAGGTATCTTTTCCTAG
- the lysA gene encoding diaminopimelate decarboxylase, with the protein MPLTARANAQDHLEIGGCDVTTLVERFGSPLYILDEETLRTACRQYREAFRQYYPGESLVIYASKAWNCLAVCAVVDSEGLGLDVVSGGELYTALQAGVSPDKIYLHGNNKSVEELSLAVSAGCTIVVDNWQELKTLVSLAADSETSETASSQPIRILLRLTPGIECHTHEYIRTGHLDSKFGFDPEQLDEVFAYVSQQPALLCVGLHAHIGSQIFELQAHQDLTSVMVQWLSKAAQYGLPISELDIGGGLGIRYTESDDPPSIEEWVKVICEGIIRACQQQGVALPRLIAEPGRSLIGSACVTAYRVGGQKTVPGIRTYVTVDGGMSDNPRPITYQSVYRAVVANKLSAPMTESVAIAGKHCESGDILIKDAKLPPTEPGDVLVVMGTGAYNYSMASNYNRLPRPAAVLVNQGDASLILQRETVEDLIRQDRLPERLVRREG; encoded by the coding sequence ATGCCACTGACTGCCCGCGCCAACGCGCAAGATCATCTGGAAATCGGCGGCTGCGACGTGACAACGCTGGTGGAGAGATTTGGTTCGCCGCTGTACATATTAGATGAAGAAACGCTGCGAACAGCCTGTCGTCAATATCGAGAAGCCTTTCGTCAATACTATCCGGGCGAGTCGCTGGTGATCTACGCCTCCAAAGCCTGGAACTGTCTGGCTGTATGTGCAGTGGTAGATAGCGAAGGGTTGGGGCTGGATGTCGTCTCTGGCGGGGAACTCTACACCGCGCTGCAAGCAGGCGTGTCGCCCGACAAGATTTACCTGCATGGCAATAATAAATCTGTCGAGGAACTGTCGCTGGCCGTCAGCGCAGGCTGCACGATTGTCGTGGACAATTGGCAAGAGTTGAAAACCCTGGTGTCTCTGGCGGCCGATTCGGAAACTTCGGAAACCGCCAGCAGCCAGCCGATTCGCATTCTGCTGCGCCTGACCCCCGGCATCGAGTGCCACACCCACGAATATATTCGTACCGGACATTTGGACAGCAAGTTTGGCTTCGATCCTGAGCAGTTGGACGAAGTGTTTGCCTACGTTAGCCAGCAGCCTGCGCTGCTGTGTGTGGGGCTACACGCGCACATTGGGTCGCAAATTTTTGAGCTACAGGCCCATCAGGATTTGACCAGCGTTATGGTGCAATGGCTAAGCAAAGCGGCGCAGTATGGGCTGCCGATTAGTGAACTGGATATTGGTGGTGGACTGGGCATCCGCTATACTGAGTCGGACGATCCGCCCAGCATTGAGGAGTGGGTGAAGGTGATTTGCGAGGGCATTATTCGCGCCTGCCAGCAGCAGGGCGTGGCGTTGCCCCGGCTGATTGCGGAACCCGGGCGATCGCTCATTGGGTCAGCCTGCGTTACGGCCTATCGCGTGGGTGGACAAAAGACGGTTCCCGGCATCCGCACCTACGTTACGGTCGATGGCGGCATGTCCGATAATCCCCGCCCGATTACCTATCAGTCGGTCTATCGCGCGGTGGTGGCTAACAAACTGTCGGCTCCGATGACAGAATCAGTGGCGATCGCCGGAAAGCACTGCGAATCGGGCGATATCCTGATTAAAGACGCAAAACTGCCGCCCACTGAGCCTGGGGACGTGCTAGTGGTGATGGGCACGGGCGCATATAACTACAGCATGGCCTCCAACTACAACCGATTGCCCCGTCCGGCGGCGGTGCTAGTCAACCAGGGCGATGCTAGCCTGATCTTGCAGCGCGAAACGGTAGAAGATTTGATCCGCCAGGATCGGCTGCCAGAGCGTCTGGTGCGGCGCGAGGGCTGA
- the cdaA gene encoding diadenylate cyclase CdaA, whose protein sequence is MGSLLKQWLTNPGWTQSLLLHGIDVVLVLMLTYMVLVIIGDRRTLWMVRGLIVLMLASALSKALSLQLLSFVLEKLVIGSAVAMAFMLQAEFRRLLEQLGRGEIWQLLKPATEAIPKSDSVIDEIVDAVKELSQNRTGALLILETNRPIDERDFSVPGVKLNAEVSKELLQTIFQTSTLLHDGAVLIRGSRLAAAGVILPLSERSASRQLGTRHRAAMGITERVEQCLCIVVSEETGSISLAEGGILNRPLTSSKLRELLIARFSQSVEREPVAPQLRSLGRQFIDRLKLFLPPPFRISKSASRRKNDSKANRS, encoded by the coding sequence ATGGGATCTTTGCTGAAGCAATGGCTGACAAACCCTGGCTGGACTCAGTCCTTGCTGCTGCATGGAATTGATGTCGTATTGGTGCTAATGCTGACCTATATGGTACTGGTGATTATTGGCGATCGCCGCACGCTGTGGATGGTGCGCGGGCTAATCGTGCTGATGCTGGCTTCGGCGCTTAGCAAAGCCTTGAGCCTGCAACTGCTCAGCTTTGTGCTAGAGAAGCTAGTCATCGGGTCTGCGGTGGCGATGGCCTTTATGCTGCAAGCAGAGTTTCGGCGACTGCTGGAGCAGCTTGGGCGCGGCGAAATCTGGCAACTGCTGAAACCTGCGACTGAGGCAATACCCAAATCTGACAGCGTGATTGATGAAATCGTCGATGCAGTCAAAGAACTGTCCCAAAATCGCACGGGCGCACTGCTGATCTTGGAAACCAACCGCCCCATCGACGAGCGCGATTTTTCGGTTCCTGGGGTCAAACTCAACGCCGAAGTTTCAAAGGAACTCTTGCAAACTATTTTTCAAACCTCAACGCTGCTCCATGATGGAGCCGTGCTGATTCGCGGATCGCGGCTGGCCGCAGCAGGCGTAATTTTGCCCCTGTCAGAACGCAGCGCCTCTCGGCAACTGGGCACCCGCCATCGGGCAGCAATGGGAATCACTGAGCGAGTGGAGCAATGCCTCTGTATAGTGGTATCGGAAGAAACGGGTTCAATTTCTCTGGCAGAAGGCGGCATTTTGAACCGTCCCCTGACGAGCAGCAAGCTGCGAGAACTGCTCATTGCCCGGTTTTCTCAGTCGGTCGAGCGTGAACCCGTCGCCCCCCAGTTGCGGAGTTTGGGTCGCCAGTTTATCGATCGGCTCAAGCTCTTTTTGCCTCCTCCCTTTCGCATTTCCAAGTCGGCTTCTCGGAGAAAAAATGACAGCAAAGCCAACCGTTCTTAG
- a CDS encoding isoprenyl transferase, which translates to MTAKPTVLRDLPADLQQERLPKHVAVIMDGNGRWAKQRGLPRIMGHRRGVDTLKDLLRCCRDWGIEALTAYAFSTENWGRPLEEVDFLMTLFERVLRQELREMMEEQVRIRFVGDLSRLPASLRAEIERSMAETSQNQGIQFSVATNYGGRQEIVQACRAIATQVEQGKLHSEDIDEALFSQHLYTQGTVDPDLLIRTSGEMRISNFLLWQMAYTEIYITDTLWPDFDRAEFHRALVDYQQRDRRFGRLSS; encoded by the coding sequence ATGACAGCAAAGCCAACCGTTCTTAGAGACCTGCCCGCAGATTTGCAGCAGGAGCGACTGCCCAAACACGTTGCTGTGATTATGGACGGCAACGGTCGCTGGGCCAAACAGCGGGGCTTGCCGCGCATCATGGGTCATCGACGGGGCGTGGACACGCTCAAGGATCTGCTGCGCTGCTGCCGAGATTGGGGCATCGAAGCTCTCACTGCCTACGCCTTTTCGACAGAAAACTGGGGTCGTCCACTGGAAGAGGTGGACTTTTTAATGACTTTGTTTGAGCGGGTGCTGCGTCAGGAACTCCGCGAAATGATGGAGGAGCAGGTGCGGATTCGGTTTGTGGGGGATCTGTCGCGGCTGCCTGCGTCGCTGCGGGCCGAAATCGAGCGGTCGATGGCAGAAACCAGCCAAAATCAAGGCATTCAGTTTTCTGTGGCCACGAACTATGGCGGGCGGCAGGAGATTGTGCAGGCTTGTCGGGCGATCGCCACTCAGGTCGAGCAGGGCAAACTGCACTCCGAAGACATTGACGAGGCGCTGTTTTCTCAGCATTTATATACCCAGGGCACGGTCGATCCAGATTTGCTGATCCGCACCAGCGGCGAAATGCGGATTAGTAACTTCTTGCTGTGGCAGATGGCCTACACCGAGATTTATATTACCGATACGCTGTGGCCCGACTTTGACCGGGCAGAGTTTCACCGGGCGCTGGTGGACTATCAGCAGCGCGATCGCCGCTTTGGTCGTCTCTCTTCGTAA
- a CDS encoding YdcF family protein produces MSNLRGILGRFWTNLNWELVDLLTNPAKVTLLFVFLLALLWVVPKLMPGSKNWIRQRKSLKRLLMGALVLYWLMVSPLGAAALTYPLVTALPSDSGQTADAIVVLTRNHRDEGRRYETAVELYKQGRSPRIFVTMEHNMEQIAELLEQQNIPLSVLAATRCARTTKDEAESTATILGPQGVETIILITDPAHLKRATLTFEGYGFSVIPHAETATIPSARRSLLALREYPALVSYLLLGRFHPDSPDALKNPPAELLEKVRERRCAIAPN; encoded by the coding sequence ATGTCAAACCTGCGCGGAATCCTTGGACGATTTTGGACAAATCTGAACTGGGAACTGGTGGATTTACTCACCAATCCAGCGAAAGTCACGCTCTTATTCGTCTTCTTGCTGGCGTTGCTGTGGGTCGTTCCCAAACTCATGCCCGGTTCAAAAAACTGGATTCGGCAGCGAAAATCTCTAAAGCGCCTGCTGATGGGCGCGTTGGTGCTGTATTGGCTGATGGTTTCGCCGCTGGGTGCCGCTGCGCTCACCTATCCACTAGTGACTGCCCTGCCATCGGATTCGGGGCAAACCGCCGATGCCATTGTGGTGTTGACGCGCAACCACCGAGATGAAGGACGACGCTATGAGACAGCCGTGGAACTCTACAAGCAAGGGCGATCGCCCCGGATTTTTGTAACGATGGAGCACAACATGGAGCAGATCGCGGAACTGCTTGAGCAACAAAACATTCCGCTATCGGTTCTAGCAGCGACACGGTGTGCCCGTACCACCAAGGATGAAGCCGAGTCAACGGCGACCATTTTGGGGCCCCAAGGCGTGGAGACGATTATCTTGATCACCGATCCGGCTCATCTGAAGCGGGCAACGTTGACCTTTGAGGGCTATGGCTTCTCGGTCATTCCCCATGCTGAAACTGCGACAATTCCGTCTGCACGGCGATCGCTCTTGGCGCTGCGAGAATATCCTGCCCTGGTCAGCTACCTGTTGCTGGGACGGTTTCACCCAGATTCGCCCGATGCGCTGAAAAATCCGCCCGCTGAACTGCTGGAAAAAGTCCGGGAACGGAGATGCGCGATCGCCCCAAACTAA
- a CDS encoding DUF3143 domain-containing protein translates to MSLPPADTPLYNHPLPEIEQWLISQGCQQDRDNLHCWYVQKPQWEAEIVMDVDSIAVRYIGAGENGQDLMRSFKYSLSRRDLDEAIFVGP, encoded by the coding sequence ATGTCCCTCCCCCCTGCCGATACGCCGCTCTACAATCATCCGCTACCCGAAATTGAGCAGTGGCTCATTTCCCAGGGCTGCCAGCAAGATCGCGACAATTTACATTGCTGGTATGTACAAAAGCCTCAGTGGGAAGCAGAAATTGTGATGGATGTAGACTCCATTGCCGTTCGCTACATTGGTGCGGGCGAAAACGGACAGGATCTGATGCGATCGTTCAAATACTCTTTGAGCCGTCGAGATCTGGATGAGGCAATTTTTGTCGGGCCGTGA
- a CDS encoding J domain-containing protein: MPGQSPDATYPTPPSASYYTVLGLRHTASVQEIRRAYRDLSKLYHPDTTELPPDVATAKFHALNEAYATLSSPERRAAYDLKNGYSRVSVIQTPANFNRPVSEARRYRSSAYLDPSDRPLSAGELFALFILGVTFVACLLLVLAVGVSRGELTIASLKSERLVEIIHQATAHPAVSPPEVSHDEPVDFDPEVTSDALID; the protein is encoded by the coding sequence GTGCCAGGGCAATCACCCGATGCGACCTATCCCACGCCACCATCCGCCAGCTACTACACTGTTTTGGGACTGCGCCATACGGCATCGGTGCAAGAGATTCGTCGCGCCTATCGAGACTTGAGCAAGCTCTACCACCCAGACACGACAGAACTGCCGCCCGACGTGGCTACGGCCAAGTTTCACGCTCTCAACGAGGCCTACGCCACGCTGAGCAGCCCAGAGCGCCGCGCCGCCTATGACTTGAAAAACGGCTATTCCCGCGTTTCGGTCATCCAGACCCCGGCAAATTTCAACCGTCCCGTTTCCGAAGCCCGCCGCTATCGATCAAGCGCTTATCTTGATCCGAGCGATCGCCCCCTGTCTGCGGGTGAGCTATTTGCCCTGTTCATCCTAGGAGTTACCTTTGTCGCCTGCCTGCTGCTGGTGCTAGCGGTGGGCGTTTCGCGGGGCGAGCTTACCATCGCCAGCCTCAAGTCTGAGCGCCTGGTCGAAATTATTCACCAGGCCACAGCCCACCCTGCGGTCTCTCCCCCCGAAGTCTCTCATGATGAACCAGTGGACTTTGACCCAGAAGTCACGAGTGATGCCCTGATAGATTGA
- a CDS encoding glycosyltransferase family 4 protein, whose product MTSQILSDCSALRLLFLSTPVAPLGTGLGGGVELTLYNLAMEMTRRGHRVQIVAPQGSHLPELGDAASMAIAQIPGKLQTSAQTQHYTDPITLPPESVLGNMWDYARQVQYDFDLLVNFAYDWLPLYLTPFFQRPVAHLISMGSLSAAMDVAIQQVARTFPGTLAAHSYAQAATFPESSWFRVLGNGLDLSRYVFCAEPDHRLGWVGRLAPEKGLEDAIALAAQTQIPLSVWGAMPDPAYWQQIQQRYPDAPVEYRGFLSTEELQQDLGRCRALVMTPKWVEAFGNVAVEALACGVPVIAYRRGGPSEIVTDGETGWLVEPDQVAELVAAVGKLGQIDRAACRRRAEAHYSMQAMGDRTEQWFRDLLQKRSPGTIAQTSG is encoded by the coding sequence ATGACCTCCCAAATCCTTTCCGACTGTTCCGCTCTGCGGCTGCTGTTTCTTTCCACCCCAGTTGCACCGCTGGGCACGGGGCTAGGTGGCGGCGTGGAATTGACGCTGTACAACCTGGCGATGGAGATGACCCGGCGGGGCCACCGGGTGCAAATCGTCGCGCCGCAGGGTTCCCATCTGCCGGAGTTGGGTGATGCTGCATCAATGGCGATCGCCCAGATTCCTGGCAAGCTGCAAACCAGTGCCCAAACCCAGCACTACACCGATCCGATTACCCTGCCGCCGGAGTCTGTGCTGGGCAATATGTGGGACTATGCCCGCCAAGTGCAGTATGACTTCGATTTGCTGGTAAACTTTGCCTACGACTGGCTACCGCTGTATCTCACGCCTTTTTTTCAGCGGCCCGTGGCGCATTTGATCAGCATGGGATCGCTGTCGGCGGCGATGGATGTTGCCATTCAGCAGGTTGCCCGCACCTTTCCGGGCACTCTGGCTGCCCACAGCTATGCTCAGGCGGCGACTTTCCCAGAATCAAGCTGGTTTCGCGTGCTGGGCAATGGGCTGGATTTGTCGCGCTATGTGTTTTGCGCGGAGCCAGACCATCGGCTGGGCTGGGTGGGGCGGCTGGCTCCCGAAAAGGGATTGGAGGATGCGATCGCCCTCGCCGCACAAACCCAGATTCCGCTCTCCGTGTGGGGGGCAATGCCCGATCCCGCCTACTGGCAGCAAATCCAGCAGCGCTATCCTGATGCGCCGGTCGAGTACCGGGGATTTCTTTCAACCGAAGAATTGCAGCAAGACTTGGGCCGCTGTCGGGCGCTGGTCATGACTCCCAAATGGGTCGAAGCGTTTGGCAATGTGGCGGTAGAAGCGCTGGCCTGCGGCGTGCCCGTCATTGCTTACCGCCGGGGCGGGCCGTCGGAGATTGTCACCGATGGGGAAACGGGCTGGCTGGTGGAGCCGGATCAGGTTGCTGAACTGGTGGCGGCTGTGGGCAAGCTGGGGCAAATCGATCGGGCGGCCTGTCGTCGCCGCGCCGAAGCCCACTACTCGATGCAGGCGATGGGCGATCGCACGGAGCAGTGGTTCCGTGACCTGCTTCAAAAGCGTTCCCCTGGCACGATCGCCCAGACATCTGGTTAA
- a CDS encoding bifunctional riboflavin kinase/FAD synthetase → MWITSCLETVKKPTVVALGNFDGVHPGHQAVIEPIWLSAQQFQTIHAAESHAGEGVVVPTVVTFHPHPREFFTGKRRDLLTPLEEKAAQLKQLGVEQLVRLPFDHALSCLSPKAFVDQILVRSLAAQEISVGENFCFGHKRAGTAEDLRAIAARYDIPVHIVPMYTLDGERVSSSTIRDYLQQGLVRPAARLLGRPYTLIGEVVKGQQLGRSLGFPTANLRLPEAKFLPRLGVYAVRVCLHNPAAPDAVPHSPGTTAEPTLLGVMNLGYRPTVDGSQRRVEVHLLDWAGDLYGKTLIVSLEAFIRPEQKFDSLDALKAQIQQDCDQARSLLTTSP, encoded by the coding sequence GTGTGGATTACTTCCTGCCTAGAGACGGTAAAAAAACCGACAGTCGTTGCCCTGGGAAACTTTGACGGCGTTCACCCAGGACATCAAGCTGTGATTGAACCCATTTGGCTGTCCGCACAGCAGTTTCAGACAATTCACGCGGCCGAATCCCATGCGGGTGAAGGTGTGGTTGTGCCTACTGTTGTAACGTTCCACCCCCATCCCCGCGAGTTTTTTACGGGCAAGCGCCGCGATTTGCTGACTCCGCTAGAGGAAAAGGCCGCGCAGCTCAAGCAGCTTGGTGTGGAGCAACTGGTGCGGTTGCCGTTTGACCATGCCCTGTCGTGTCTGTCGCCCAAGGCATTTGTCGATCAGATTTTGGTGCGATCGCTGGCGGCGCAGGAAATTAGCGTGGGCGAGAATTTTTGCTTTGGGCACAAGCGGGCGGGTACAGCGGAAGATTTGCGGGCGATCGCCGCTCGGTACGACATTCCCGTTCACATCGTGCCCATGTATACGCTGGACGGCGAGCGGGTCAGCAGTTCCACCATCCGCGACTATTTGCAGCAAGGACTTGTGCGGCCCGCGGCGCGGCTGCTGGGGCGACCCTACACGCTCATTGGCGAAGTGGTGAAGGGGCAGCAGTTGGGGCGATCGCTCGGCTTTCCCACTGCAAATCTGCGCCTGCCCGAAGCAAAGTTTTTGCCCCGGCTGGGTGTGTATGCCGTGCGGGTGTGCCTCCATAACCCTGCCGCGCCAGATGCCGTGCCCCATTCCCCAGGCACAACGGCAGAACCAACCCTACTCGGCGTGATGAACCTGGGCTATCGTCCGACTGTGGACGGCTCCCAGCGCCGGGTAGAAGTTCACCTGCTGGACTGGGCGGGCGATCTGTATGGCAAAACGCTGATCGTCAGCCTGGAGGCGTTTATTCGCCCTGAACAAAAGTTTGACTCGCTCGACGCACTGAAGGCGCAAATTCAGCAAGACTGCGACCAAGCGCGATCGCTCCTCACCACGTCCCCATGA
- a CDS encoding MBL fold metallo-hydrolase encodes MSSVKNQFTIHFWGVRGSIACPGAETVRYGGNTSCVEMRVAGERLIFDGGTGLRVLGQSLLREMPLRINMFFTHSHWDHIQGFPFFVPAFVKGNKFNIYGAIAPNGSTIEQRLNDQMLHPNFPVPLQIMGADMNFCDLEIGQSVQVGDVLVENALLNHPGESVGYRVNWGDRAVAYITDTEHFPDRLDENVLWLCRNADVMIYDATYTDEEYYSEKSSKVGWGHSTWQEAVKVAKAANVKKVVIFHHDPLHSDDFMDRVQEDTRRQFPNSIVAYEGLEIDVLAEAAEAMDGKPAASQASVSA; translated from the coding sequence ATGTCTAGCGTGAAAAACCAGTTTACGATTCATTTCTGGGGTGTGAGGGGCAGTATTGCCTGTCCTGGCGCAGAGACGGTGCGCTATGGGGGGAATACCTCCTGTGTGGAAATGCGCGTCGCTGGAGAGCGGCTGATTTTTGATGGCGGTACGGGGCTGCGAGTGCTGGGGCAGTCTTTGCTGCGAGAGATGCCGCTGCGGATCAATATGTTCTTTACCCATTCCCACTGGGATCATATCCAGGGCTTTCCGTTTTTTGTGCCAGCCTTTGTCAAGGGCAACAAATTCAATATTTATGGGGCGATCGCCCCCAACGGCTCCACCATCGAGCAGCGGCTGAATGACCAGATGCTGCATCCCAACTTCCCCGTGCCGCTGCAAATCATGGGGGCAGATATGAACTTCTGCGACCTAGAGATTGGCCAGTCGGTGCAGGTGGGGGACGTGCTGGTAGAAAACGCCCTGCTGAACCATCCGGGCGAGTCGGTGGGCTATCGCGTTAACTGGGGCGATCGCGCGGTTGCCTATATCACTGACACCGAGCATTTTCCCGATCGGCTGGATGAAAACGTTCTCTGGCTCTGTCGCAACGCGGATGTCATGATCTACGATGCCACCTACACCGACGAAGAATATTACTCTGAGAAATCTAGCAAGGTTGGCTGGGGACACTCGACTTGGCAGGAAGCGGTAAAAGTGGCGAAGGCAGCGAACGTCAAGAAAGTCGTGATCTTCCACCATGACCCGCTGCACAGCGACGACTTCATGGATCGCGTCCAAGAAGACACTCGCAGGCAATTTCCCAACAGCATTGTTGCCTATGAGGGACTAGAAATTGATGTGCTGGCGGAAGCGGCAGAAGCTATGGACGGCAAACCCGCCGCTTCACAAGCCAGTGTTTCTGCCTGA
- the surE gene encoding 5'/3'-nucleotidase SurE produces the protein MHLLISNDDGIFSLGIRTLANTLAQAGHQITVVCPDRERSATGHGLTLHKPIRAEQVEGVFQPSVTAWACSGTPSDCVKLALGALLNNPPDMVLSGINHGSNLGTDVLYSGTVSAAMEGVIEGVTGIAFSLTSFSSKDFQPAANFAQRLVAYLSANPLPQPMLLNVNVPAVPVEKIAGVAVTRQGLRRYIDQFEKRIDPRGKTYYWLAGELLEDVPQPDLELVVTSQTRLGEASGTWLNQMMTDVQAIRQHYITITPLQYNLSCAHGLHHLRDWTLSVE, from the coding sequence ATGCACCTCTTAATCAGCAACGATGACGGAATTTTTTCTTTAGGAATTCGCACCCTGGCAAACACCCTTGCCCAAGCAGGGCATCAAATCACCGTCGTCTGCCCCGACCGAGAGCGGTCGGCCACTGGGCATGGGCTAACCCTCCACAAACCGATTCGGGCAGAGCAAGTCGAAGGCGTTTTCCAGCCCAGCGTCACGGCCTGGGCCTGTTCGGGCACCCCGTCTGACTGCGTAAAGCTGGCGCTGGGAGCGCTCCTCAACAATCCCCCCGACATGGTGCTGTCGGGCATCAACCACGGCTCCAATCTGGGTACAGATGTGTTGTATTCGGGGACGGTTTCGGCGGCGATGGAAGGTGTTATTGAAGGTGTGACTGGCATTGCCTTCAGTCTCACCAGCTTCTCCTCAAAAGATTTTCAGCCTGCTGCCAACTTTGCCCAGCGGCTCGTTGCTTACTTGAGCGCCAACCCGCTGCCCCAGCCAATGCTGCTGAATGTCAACGTGCCCGCTGTGCCTGTCGAAAAAATTGCGGGCGTAGCCGTGACTCGACAGGGACTCCGGCGCTACATTGACCAGTTTGAAAAACGAATTGACCCCAGGGGCAAAACCTACTATTGGCTGGCGGGCGAGCTGCTGGAAGACGTGCCGCAGCCAGATCTGGAACTGGTAGTGACTTCGCAAACCCGGCTCGGCGAAGCCAGCGGAACATGGCTGAATCAAATGATGACCGATGTCCAGGCCATTCGCCAGCACTACATCACCATTACGCCGCTGCAATATAACCTTTCCTGTGCCCACGGTTTGCATCATCTCCGGGATTGGACGTTATCGGTTGAATAA
- the pheS gene encoding phenylalanine--tRNA ligase subunit alpha: MTTQLVELETQLTTLQQEAEGAIAAAASLEDLEQLRIKYLGKKGSLSQVLGGMGRLSAEERPRIGALANEVKEVVQTGLDQKKAALQAAQIEAQLAAETLDVTMPGTFRPQGRNHPLTSTIDRVLDIFVGLGYTVAQGPEMETDYYNFEALNTPADHPARDMQDTFYLPDGNLLRTHTSSVQIRYMEANEPPIRVAAPGRVYRRDTVDATHSAVFHQIEILAVDEGLTFTDLRGTIKTFLEEMFGEIEVRFRPSFFPFTEPSAEVDVRWRGRWLEVLGCGMVDPNVLKAVGYDPEIYTGFAAGFGVERFAMVLHQMTDIRDLYKSDLRFLRQF; the protein is encoded by the coding sequence ATGACCACCCAGTTGGTAGAGCTAGAAACTCAGTTGACGACGTTGCAGCAAGAAGCCGAAGGGGCGATCGCCGCTGCTGCTTCCCTCGAAGATTTAGAACAACTCCGGATCAAGTATTTGGGCAAAAAGGGCAGTCTGTCGCAAGTGCTGGGCGGCATGGGGCGGCTGAGCGCTGAAGAGCGTCCTCGCATTGGGGCCCTGGCCAACGAGGTCAAGGAAGTCGTGCAGACGGGGCTGGATCAGAAAAAGGCGGCACTGCAAGCGGCCCAGATCGAAGCCCAACTGGCCGCTGAAACGCTGGACGTGACTATGCCCGGAACGTTCCGTCCTCAGGGGCGCAACCATCCCCTGACCAGTACTATCGACCGGGTGCTCGATATTTTTGTGGGTCTGGGCTATACCGTAGCCCAGGGCCCCGAAATGGAAACCGACTACTATAACTTTGAGGCCTTGAACACGCCCGCCGACCACCCAGCGCGGGACATGCAAGACACGTTCTATCTGCCGGATGGCAACCTGCTGCGAACCCATACGTCTTCGGTGCAGATTCGCTATATGGAGGCGAACGAACCGCCGATCCGCGTGGCCGCTCCGGGGCGGGTCTATCGGCGGGATACAGTGGATGCGACCCATTCAGCGGTGTTTCACCAGATTGAAATTCTAGCGGTGGATGAGGGACTGACCTTCACCGACCTACGCGGTACGATCAAGACTTTTCTGGAAGAAATGTTCGGCGAGATTGAGGTGCGCTTTCGCCCCAGTTTCTTCCCCTTCACAGAGCCATCGGCGGAGGTCGATGTGCGCTGGCGGGGACGCTGGCTCGAGGTGCTGGGCTGCGGCATGGTCGATCCCAACGTGCTAAAGGCAGTTGGTTATGACCCGGAAATTTACACGGGCTTTGCGGCCGGCTTTGGGGTGGAGCGGTTTGCGATGGTGCTGCACCAGATGACCGACATCCGCGACCTGTATAAGAGCGATCTACGCTTTTTGCGGCAGTTTTAG